A region from the Azospirillum thermophilum genome encodes:
- the tnpA gene encoding IS66-like element accessory protein TnpA: MEVITGDVGRRIWSPEEKARILAEAAVPGAVVSEVARRHGLRPQQVFGWRREARAAGRFQEESIVFAPVVLDSTPSSATPMPKEPPVIEVQIGDMVVRVPAGMDSATVKAVLRAVRATR, from the coding sequence ATGGAGGTGATCACGGGCGATGTGGGCCGCCGGATCTGGTCGCCGGAGGAGAAGGCGCGGATCCTGGCCGAGGCGGCGGTGCCCGGGGCTGTGGTCTCCGAAGTGGCCCGGCGTCATGGACTCCGGCCCCAGCAGGTGTTCGGTTGGCGCCGGGAAGCCCGCGCCGCCGGCCGCTTCCAGGAGGAGAGCATAGTGTTCGCGCCGGTGGTGCTGGACAGCACGCCGTCCTCCGCCACGCCGATGCCGAAGGAGCCGCCCGTTATTGAGGTGCAGATCGGCGATATGGTGGTGCGCGTGCCCGCCGGCATGGACAGCGCCACCGTCAAGGCGGTGCTGCGCGCCGTGAGGGCGACGCGGTGA
- a CDS encoding GyrI-like domain-containing protein — protein sequence MDIHTTEAIAVLRRKGRMTIPQIGEQAALAYEALCAEAMARQLVINGPPLFVAQSMPQDAHTVFELEFCLPVVSDELPALPALRCARLMYEGPLSKLFTGGYQPLLQAMAVAGLRASSESREVYHGWHGPESADNRIEIQIGVAHT from the coding sequence ATGGACATTCATACGACCGAAGCCATTGCAGTGCTACGGCGCAAAGGCCGGATGACCATTCCACAGATTGGCGAGCAGGCCGCGCTGGCCTACGAAGCCTTGTGCGCCGAGGCGATGGCGCGCCAGCTCGTGATCAACGGGCCACCGCTTTTTGTTGCGCAGTCCATGCCCCAGGACGCACACACTGTATTCGAGCTGGAGTTTTGCTTGCCCGTGGTCAGCGACGAACTGCCAGCACTCCCGGCATTGCGTTGCGCTCGCCTGATGTACGAAGGGCCGCTGTCCAAGCTGTTCACTGGCGGCTATCAACCCTTGTTGCAAGCTATGGCGGTGGCCGGGCTACGCGCCAGCAGCGAAAGCCGTGAAGTTTACCACGGCTGGCACGGTCCGGAATCTGCGGATAACCGCATCGAGATACAAATCGGGGTCGCGCATACGTGA
- a CDS encoding DUF2288 domain-containing protein, with protein MAVKRHTGARFNGTMGEKRPPAVLYRFRAGEKVETGSRLTHLGPLLAETEPVFWQTLGSRLQLEHEEDTAMTWLSRVLDLLNDPVGQAILRRDGLSRDDVLSVIAPVAEQLRRRPSPIQAMRNRQPPHGGGFPSLQQ; from the coding sequence ATGGCCGTGAAACGACACACTGGGGCGCGGTTCAATGGGACGATGGGAGAAAAACGCCCTCCTGCAGTCCTCTACCGCTTTCGCGCAGGCGAGAAGGTTGAAACCGGCTCAAGGCTTACCCATCTCGGCCCGCTGCTGGCGGAGACCGAACCGGTCTTCTGGCAGACACTCGGAAGCAGACTGCAATTAGAACACGAGGAGGACACAGCGATGACGTGGCTTTCCCGCGTCCTCGACCTTCTGAACGATCCCGTCGGTCAAGCCATTCTGCGCAGGGACGGCCTGTCACGGGACGACGTGCTTTCGGTCATTGCTCCAGTTGCCGAGCAATTGAGGAGACGACCAAGCCCCATCCAAGCCATGCGCAACCGGCAGCCTCCTCACGGAGGAGGCTTTCCTTCCTTGCAGCAGTGA